A genome region from Constrictibacter sp. MBR-5 includes the following:
- a CDS encoding tetratricopeptide repeat protein — protein MHTIIMLVVLAVILVVTGRTDDFDRGYEAGLQGRHDAAAAYYTKALREGELSRENKARALNNRAIAYLRMGQVERAMTDLDAAVMVEPTDMVIARNRTTAVSRADEAAARTVASTLQPQERVRLFGML, from the coding sequence ATGCACACGATCATCATGCTCGTCGTCCTGGCCGTGATCCTGGTGGTCACCGGCCGGACCGACGATTTCGACAGAGGATACGAGGCCGGGCTGCAGGGCCGTCACGACGCGGCGGCGGCCTACTACACCAAGGCGCTGCGCGAAGGCGAGCTGTCGCGGGAGAACAAGGCGCGGGCCCTGAACAACCGGGCCATTGCCTATCTGCGGATGGGGCAGGTCGAGCGCGCGATGACCGACCTGGACGCTGCGGTGATGGTGGAGCCGACCGACATGGTCATCGCCCGCAACCGAACGACGGCGGTCTCGCGTGCCGACGAGGCGGCGGCCCGTACCGTGGCGAGTACGCTGCAGCCGCAGGAGCGGGTGCGCCTGTTCGGCATGCTCTGA
- a CDS encoding MaoC family dehydratase, with amino-acid sequence MRRSKFAEPRYFEDFEVGEVFYSPSRTQTDALFAAFQLASGDNHPIHYDVEYCRARGFPNLLAHGMQVLIQTAPGAGDFPHMVGDALVAVVGLSARFHKPVFSGDTTYPQLEVKELRPGRTTGVVVLRSTVHNQRDELCMEGEIEALLRKRHPEAAVRSG; translated from the coding sequence GTGCGCCGCAGCAAGTTTGCCGAACCGCGCTACTTCGAGGACTTCGAAGTCGGCGAGGTCTTCTACAGTCCCTCCCGCACGCAGACGGATGCCCTGTTCGCCGCCTTCCAACTGGCCAGCGGCGACAATCATCCGATCCACTACGACGTCGAATACTGTCGGGCGCGGGGCTTTCCGAACCTGCTCGCACACGGCATGCAGGTGCTGATCCAGACCGCGCCGGGCGCCGGCGACTTCCCGCACATGGTGGGCGACGCGCTGGTCGCGGTCGTCGGTCTGTCTGCGCGCTTCCACAAGCCGGTCTTCTCGGGCGACACGACCTATCCGCAGCTCGAGGTGAAGGAGTTGCGTCCAGGCCGGACGACCGGCGTCGTCGTGCTGCGCTCGACCGTGCACAATCAGCGCGACGAGCTCTGCATGGAGGGCGAGATCGAAGCGCTGCTGCGCAAGCGCCATCCCGAGGCCGCAGTCAGGAGCGGCTAA
- a CDS encoding HD-GYP domain-containing protein: protein MPTKDAELYRLRLENATLRRDLASLREAQTTIAGLRDETERAFMISVTLLAKAAELHDEETGNHILRVDRYAADLSTRMALPAAFCREIGYSAALHDVGKMSIDSALLRKRGSLTPAERREMELHTEYGWQILRQSDRLRMAADIARCHHERWDGQGYPRGLAGEDIPLAARIVALCDVYDALRSPRPYKEGMAHEDVRERLAAADGHFDPAVRSCFLAHHESFAAIYTDLVDRKPARADGARPDLP from the coding sequence ATGCCGACCAAGGACGCCGAGTTGTATCGGCTGCGGCTGGAGAACGCGACGCTCCGGCGCGACCTCGCGAGCCTCCGGGAAGCCCAGACCACGATCGCCGGCCTTCGCGACGAGACGGAACGCGCGTTCATGATCTCGGTGACGCTCCTTGCCAAAGCGGCAGAGTTGCATGACGAAGAGACCGGCAACCACATTCTTCGCGTCGACCGCTATGCCGCCGACCTCTCGACGAGGATGGCGCTGCCCGCCGCCTTCTGCCGCGAGATCGGCTACAGCGCCGCCCTGCACGACGTCGGCAAGATGAGCATCGACTCCGCCCTCCTGCGCAAGCGTGGCAGCCTCACGCCCGCCGAGCGGCGCGAGATGGAACTGCACACCGAGTATGGCTGGCAGATCCTGCGGCAGTCCGACCGTCTGCGCATGGCCGCCGATATCGCACGCTGCCATCACGAGCGCTGGGACGGCCAGGGCTATCCGAGAGGCCTCGCCGGCGAGGACATCCCCCTCGCCGCACGGATCGTCGCCCTCTGCGATGTTTACGACGCCCTGCGCTCACCACGACCCTATAAGGAAGGCATGGCTCACGAGGATGTCCGGGAGCGGCTGGCCGCGGCCGACGGGCATTTCGATCCGGCCGTGCGCTCCTGCTTTCTGGCCCACCACGAGTCGTTCGCGGCGATCTACACGGATCTCGTCGACCGCAAGCCCGCGCGAGCGGACGGTGCCAGACCGGACCTGCCTTAG
- a CDS encoding UbiD family decarboxylase, whose amino-acid sequence MAYKSLREFMQRLEREGRLVRVSAPVSTHLEMTEIQTRLLAEGGPAVLFERPVAEDGSPHRMPVLVNLFGTVERVAWGMNREPAQLREVGETLAFLRQPEPPGGWREAIGMLPLLKTVMAMKPRTVGTAPCQEVVWTGDQIDLSLLPVQGCWPGEPAPLITWPLVVTKGPGKRREDDFNLGIYRMQVTGRDTTLMRWLKHRGGAQHHARWKSEKPEPLPAAVVIGADPGTILAAVTPVPDTLSEYQFAGLLRGEKVELVDCKTVPLKVPAQAEIVIEGHVSLDEYGDEGPYGDHTGYYNAVEPFPVFRVSAITMRRDPIYLSTFTGRPPDEPSVLGEALNEVFIPLLRQQFPEIVDFWLPPEGCSYRIAVVSMRKAYPGHAKRVMLGVWSYLRQFMYTKWVIVVDDDVDARNWKDVMWAVSTRMDPARDITVVENTPIDYLDFASPVSGLGSKIGLDATDKWPPETNREWGRKLRMSDDIAERVTSRWRDYGLPGSGRAIWKNER is encoded by the coding sequence ATGGCCTACAAGTCTCTGCGCGAGTTCATGCAACGGCTCGAACGCGAAGGCCGCCTCGTCAGGGTGTCGGCGCCGGTATCGACCCACCTGGAGATGACCGAGATCCAGACCCGGTTGCTCGCCGAAGGTGGGCCTGCCGTGCTTTTCGAGCGGCCCGTGGCGGAGGATGGATCCCCTCACCGGATGCCCGTCCTCGTCAACCTGTTCGGCACCGTCGAGCGGGTCGCATGGGGTATGAACCGCGAGCCGGCGCAACTCCGGGAGGTCGGCGAGACGCTGGCCTTTCTAAGGCAACCGGAGCCGCCGGGCGGATGGCGCGAGGCGATCGGCATGCTGCCTCTCCTGAAGACCGTGATGGCGATGAAGCCGCGCACGGTCGGAACAGCGCCATGCCAGGAGGTGGTGTGGACCGGCGATCAGATCGATCTGTCGCTCCTGCCGGTGCAAGGCTGTTGGCCCGGCGAACCCGCTCCCCTCATCACTTGGCCGCTGGTCGTGACGAAGGGACCCGGGAAGCGTCGCGAAGACGACTTCAATCTCGGTATCTACCGCATGCAGGTGACGGGGCGTGATACGACTCTCATGCGCTGGCTAAAGCATCGCGGCGGCGCCCAGCATCACGCACGCTGGAAGTCGGAGAAGCCAGAGCCCCTGCCGGCTGCGGTGGTTATCGGCGCCGATCCCGGAACGATACTCGCGGCTGTGACGCCCGTGCCCGATACCTTGTCGGAGTACCAGTTCGCGGGCTTGCTGCGCGGAGAGAAGGTTGAGCTGGTCGACTGCAAGACGGTGCCCCTGAAGGTACCGGCCCAGGCTGAGATCGTGATCGAGGGGCACGTCTCCCTCGATGAGTACGGCGATGAAGGGCCCTATGGGGACCACACGGGCTACTACAACGCAGTCGAGCCCTTTCCGGTGTTTCGGGTCAGCGCCATCACCATGCGACGCGATCCGATCTATCTCTCGACCTTCACCGGCAGGCCGCCGGACGAGCCGTCCGTCCTCGGCGAAGCTCTCAACGAGGTCTTCATTCCGTTATTGCGCCAGCAGTTTCCGGAGATCGTGGACTTTTGGCTGCCGCCCGAAGGCTGTTCCTATCGGATCGCCGTCGTCTCGATGCGGAAGGCCTATCCCGGGCATGCGAAGCGCGTTATGTTGGGTGTATGGTCCTATTTGCGTCAGTTCATGTACACGAAATGGGTCATTGTAGTTGACGATGATGTCGACGCGCGGAATTGGAAGGACGTGATGTGGGCTGTCTCGACCCGCATGGATCCGGCCCGCGACATCACGGTGGTCGAGAACACGCCCATCGATTACCTGGATTTCGCAAGCCCGGTATCTGGGTTGGGCAGCAAGATCGGCCTCGACGCTACCGACAAGTGGCCACCGGAGACCAATCGTGAATGGGGACGCAAGCTACGGATGAGCGACGATATCGCCGAGCGCGTGACGTCCCGCTGGCGTGATTACGGCCTTCCCGGATCCGGCAGGGCGATATGGAAGAATGAGCGGTAA
- a CDS encoding alpha/beta hydrolase, giving the protein MAQVSVDGLDLEYETRGPETGQPLVLVGGLGTQLISWPDSLVDGLVDRGFRVIMFDNRDAGLSTAFDSAGPADLKAAFAAARAKQKVAAPYTLEDMADDVARLLDGLGIPAAHIVGSSNGGAIAQLVAIRHPERVLSLVSIMATSGRRGLPRPSEAAGAWLGKQRKPELTREEFMDEAVETARTIGSPGFPRDEAAIRDKAGRLYDRSYRPLGHGRHLLASIASGDGRVEHLSSIGAPTLVVHGADDPLVPVGCGEDVANTVRDARMLVIPGMGHDYPEPAVPEIVDAIADNAARAGRA; this is encoded by the coding sequence ATGGCGCAGGTTTCGGTGGACGGGCTCGACCTGGAATACGAGACGCGAGGGCCGGAGACCGGTCAGCCGCTCGTCCTGGTCGGCGGCCTCGGGACCCAGCTGATCTCCTGGCCGGACAGCCTGGTGGACGGCCTCGTCGACCGCGGCTTCCGGGTGATCATGTTCGACAACCGCGACGCGGGCCTCTCGACCGCCTTCGATTCGGCCGGGCCGGCCGACCTGAAGGCGGCCTTCGCCGCGGCCCGGGCGAAACAGAAGGTGGCGGCGCCCTACACGCTGGAGGACATGGCCGACGACGTCGCCCGCCTCCTCGACGGGCTCGGCATCCCGGCGGCCCACATCGTCGGCAGCTCGAACGGCGGCGCCATCGCCCAGCTCGTCGCGATCCGCCATCCGGAGCGGGTGCTCAGCCTCGTCTCGATCATGGCGACCTCGGGCCGCCGCGGCCTGCCGCGCCCGAGCGAGGCGGCGGGCGCCTGGCTCGGCAAGCAGCGCAAGCCGGAGCTGACCCGCGAGGAGTTCATGGACGAGGCCGTCGAGACGGCGCGGACGATCGGCAGCCCCGGTTTCCCACGGGACGAGGCCGCGATCCGCGATAAGGCGGGACGCCTCTACGACCGCTCCTACCGGCCGCTCGGCCACGGCCGGCACCTGCTGGCCAGCATCGCCTCGGGCGACGGCCGGGTCGAGCATCTGAGTTCGATCGGCGCCCCGACGCTCGTCGTCCACGGCGCCGACGACCCGCTGGTGCCGGTCGGCTGCGGCGAGGACGTCGCTAACACCGTCCGCGACGCCCGCATGCTCGTCATCCCCGGCATGGGGCACGACTATCCCGAGCCGGCGGTGCCGGAGATCGTCGACGCGATCGCCGACAACGCGGCGCGCGCCGGCCGCGCGTGA
- a CDS encoding pyridoxamine 5'-phosphate oxidase family protein, translating into MDGGIGGADDLRALYGAPSDKAVRKQLARIDTHARNFIALSPFLVLGTSGPDGADCSPRGDAPGFVAVIDEHTLLIPDRLGNNRIDSLTNVSVNPNVGLIFFVPGINETLRVNGKATVTVDQALLAPLAVQERAPRSGLLVKVEQMYFHCAKALIRSKLWDSDTRVERKSFPTLGRILADQIADCDAAESEAFIAESYKTRLY; encoded by the coding sequence ATGGACGGCGGTATCGGCGGGGCTGACGACCTTCGTGCGCTCTACGGCGCGCCGAGCGACAAGGCGGTGCGCAAGCAGCTGGCGCGCATCGACACGCACGCCCGCAACTTCATCGCCCTGTCGCCCTTCCTCGTGCTCGGAACCTCGGGACCGGACGGCGCCGACTGCTCGCCCCGCGGCGACGCGCCGGGCTTCGTCGCGGTCATCGACGAGCACACGCTGCTGATCCCCGACCGGCTCGGCAACAACCGGATCGACTCGCTCACCAACGTGTCGGTCAACCCGAACGTCGGCCTGATCTTCTTCGTGCCGGGCATCAACGAGACGCTCCGGGTCAACGGCAAGGCGACGGTCACCGTCGATCAGGCGCTGCTCGCGCCGCTGGCCGTGCAGGAGCGGGCGCCGCGCTCCGGTCTGCTGGTCAAGGTCGAGCAGATGTACTTCCACTGCGCCAAGGCGCTGATCCGCTCGAAGCTCTGGGACTCCGACACGCGGGTCGAGCGCAAGAGCTTCCCGACCCTCGGCCGCATCCTCGCCGACCAGATCGCCGATTGCGACGCGGCCGAGTCCGAGGCCTTCATCGCCGAGTCGTACAAGACACGCCTTTACTGA
- a CDS encoding DHA2 family efflux MFS transporter permease subunit, with the protein MTSAEAGAAAPDSTPETTAAYRITLLVIVVLASTLYATTVLVVSVILPQMQGSLSATQDQISWVVTLNILATAMVTPMTGWLVARFGRRSVMLWGLGGFTLATLLCGTATSLEELVLWRVAQGALGAPLTPLAQAVILDTFPKRQHGTVTSIFGMGVVVGPVIGPIMGGYLAEAYNWRWAFFMIFPVGVVSWIGLAFILRDAGRSQSARLDWTGFLSLIVAVAGFQLMLDRGERADWFDSMEIVAWAAIAALSIYVFVVHSLMADRPFLNLRLLLDRNYALGLVIVTVYGMLNFTPMVMMPPMLQNLMGYPDAIIGELLAWRGAGAVLGFFLAMYVGKLDPRIGMSVGFLMLAGSGVLMMNFDTNVTPHDVAVVSATQGVAIGLIWVPLVIATYATLDPRHLAETSSVFHLMRNLGSSLFISLSVTTVVRSGNANYQRMTEFASPYHEPIARGIADDRWSLETIDGLARFAREIHRQAAMIAYLNAFALFTLACLAALPLILLVRVRRAPPAPPAPARPPPAAARAARPPEQEAEAT; encoded by the coding sequence ATGACGAGCGCCGAAGCGGGGGCGGCCGCACCGGACTCCACACCGGAGACCACAGCCGCCTACCGCATCACGCTCCTCGTCATCGTCGTCCTCGCCTCGACCCTCTACGCCACCACGGTCCTGGTCGTCAGCGTGATCCTGCCGCAGATGCAGGGCTCGCTGTCCGCGACCCAGGACCAGATCTCCTGGGTCGTCACGCTCAACATCCTCGCCACGGCCATGGTCACGCCGATGACCGGCTGGCTGGTCGCCCGCTTCGGGCGGCGCAGCGTCATGCTCTGGGGCCTGGGCGGCTTTACTCTCGCGACGCTGCTCTGCGGCACGGCGACCTCGCTCGAGGAGCTGGTGCTGTGGCGCGTGGCGCAGGGCGCGCTCGGCGCCCCCCTCACCCCGCTGGCCCAGGCCGTCATCCTCGACACCTTCCCGAAACGCCAGCACGGCACCGTCACCTCGATCTTCGGCATGGGCGTCGTCGTCGGGCCGGTGATCGGCCCGATCATGGGCGGCTACCTGGCCGAGGCCTACAATTGGCGCTGGGCCTTCTTCATGATCTTCCCGGTCGGCGTCGTCTCCTGGATCGGGCTGGCCTTCATCCTGCGCGACGCGGGGCGCAGCCAGTCGGCGCGGCTCGACTGGACCGGCTTCCTGTCGCTGATCGTCGCCGTCGCCGGCTTCCAGCTGATGCTCGACCGCGGCGAGCGGGCCGACTGGTTCGACTCCATGGAGATCGTCGCCTGGGCCGCCATCGCCGCGCTCTCGATCTACGTCTTCGTCGTCCACAGCCTGATGGCCGACCGGCCGTTCCTGAACCTCCGCCTGCTGCTCGACCGCAACTACGCGCTCGGCCTCGTCATCGTCACCGTCTACGGCATGCTGAACTTCACGCCGATGGTGATGATGCCGCCGATGCTGCAGAACCTGATGGGCTACCCGGACGCCATCATCGGCGAATTGCTCGCTTGGCGCGGCGCCGGCGCCGTGCTGGGCTTCTTCCTCGCCATGTATGTCGGCAAGCTCGATCCGCGGATCGGCATGAGCGTCGGCTTCCTGATGCTCGCCGGATCCGGCGTGCTGATGATGAACTTCGACACCAACGTCACCCCGCACGACGTCGCCGTGGTCAGCGCCACCCAGGGCGTGGCCATCGGCCTGATCTGGGTGCCGCTGGTCATCGCCACCTATGCGACGCTCGACCCGCGCCATCTCGCCGAGACCTCTTCCGTCTTCCACCTCATGCGCAATCTCGGCAGCAGCCTGTTCATCTCGCTCTCCGTCACCACCGTCGTGCGCAGCGGCAATGCGAACTACCAGCGCATGACCGAATTCGCCTCGCCCTATCACGAGCCGATCGCCCGCGGGATCGCCGACGACCGCTGGAGCCTGGAGACCATCGACGGGCTGGCGCGGTTCGCCCGCGAGATCCACCGGCAGGCGGCGATGATCGCCTATCTCAACGCCTTCGCCCTGTTCACGCTGGCGTGCCTCGCGGCACTGCCGCTTATACTGCTGGTGCGCGTTCGCCGGGCGCCCCCTGCACCACCAGCCCCTGCACGACCACCCCCGGCCGCCGCGCGTGCCGCACGGCCACCCGAACAGGAAGCGGAAGCGACGTGA